The genomic window GACATTGTGGCCGCAGTTGTGATCAAGCCCAAATTCTACGCCCCGCTGTTTCATAATAAGCAAGGTCCGCAAAGATTTTATTTTTTGGTGCCGTTGCACAAAATTTTTTATTGACAGAAGAGAAATTGCGGTTGTTTACTTGTAAAGTAAATGTTGCAACAAAATGAAGGTGGCCCTGTGTCGATCTACGAATATGAACACACGGAAACGGAATGTTTTCTTGGGAAGATGTTTGAGGTGATGCAACGCATGAGTGACGAGCCCCTGAAACGGGAAAAACCGGCCTGTGTTTCGTGATCAGCCTCATCATTGCCAGGTTTCAGCAAAACGATCAGCGACTGATCCTGCCTGATTATCACTGTTTGCAGCCGGTATTCCATCATATTAAGCGTTTCAGAAACAGAACTTGACACATCATTAAAAATGATTAATTTATCTATTTTATAAAATTCTCCGATAGCTTCTTCAGGCCGGCTGATTTTTTGACCTCAACCCAGGCATCAGGGGCAACTTGAATGTTGCCTCAGGTCGCTCATTCAAATATAATCATTACCAATGTTGAATTGCCTCGACTTTTTTCATGGGTTTGTGAAATGCAACAGGTATTTCCACGGATAAAATTTTTGCCCCCCCCTGGAATTGAAAAATCATCGGATTTTCGTTTGGATGCTATGGAGTTTTACGCAATAGATTCACAGCCGTTTTTTTAATTGATGAATCGGAGCAGAACCGCTATCCGGATCGGAATTGTTCGGGCATTGAGGTAACTAATAAAGGAGATGCAGGCATGATTCATATTGAAAACCTGACCAAATACTACGATGATTTCTGCGCGGTGGATCAGATCAGTCTTCATATTAAACGAGGAGAAGTTCTGGGACTTCTTGGGCCGAACGGTGCCGGTAAAACCACCGTCCTTCGGATGCTTACGGGATACTTTCTGCCTTCATCGGGAAGTATCCTGATCAATGAATATGCCATCGATGAAAACCCGATGGAGATTAAAAAGCTGATCGGATATCTGCCGGAATCCGCGCCGCTTTATCAGGATATGCTGGTGTTTGATTATCTGGATTACGTGGCTAAAATCCGGGGGCTTGAAAAGGATGAGCGAACGTCCAGAGTCCGTCATCTTGTCGGGCTCTGCGGACTGAATGGCATTATGCACAAAACGGTAGGAGAGCTTTCGAAAGGATTGAAACAGCGGGTGGGACTGGCGCATGCCATGATGAGTGATCCGGAGATTCTGGTGCTCGATGAGCCGACTTCGGGCCTGGATCCGAATCAGATCGTTGAAATTCGGGAAATTATCCGCCAGATCGGCAGGGAAAAAACCGTCATTCTCTCGACGCACATCCTCAGTGAAGCAGAAGCCACCTGTGACAGGATCGTGATCATCAACAACGGGCAGATTGTGGCGGACGGTACCACGGAGATGTTGAGGCAATCGCTTGGACCCGAAAAAATTATCCATCTGTCTCTGCTCAACGCCCGGATGTCATCGGTGGAGGATGAACTTGGGGCCATTGAAGGGGTCAACCGGATTGAAGCCATAGATGAGTTTAATGGCGAATCCGGTGGTAGCGGCCCGCTGAATGTAAGGCTTTTCTGCTCTGATTCAGGAACGTTGAGACAAAAAATTTATGAACGGATCAAGGGCACCGACTGGATACTGATAGAATACTATCAGGAAACCAAAACGCTTGAAAACATATTCCGGGAACTGACCAAGGAGAACTGATATGAATCAGACCTTTCAGATATTCAAAAAAGAATTTAAAGACTATTTTGTATCACCTGTCGCCTATATCGTCATATCGATTTTTCTTCTGGTAACCGGATGGTTCTTTTTTACAACGTTTTTCATCTACAGCCAGGCCAGTATGAGGACTTTTTTTTCACTGCTTCCGATGACCTTTTCATTCGTCATTCCTGCTGTAACCATGCGTCTGTTTTCCGAGGAGATGAAAGTGGGATCGTATGAAATTCT from Desulfobacterales bacterium includes these protein-coding regions:
- a CDS encoding ATP-binding cassette domain-containing protein — its product is MIHIENLTKYYDDFCAVDQISLHIKRGEVLGLLGPNGAGKTTVLRMLTGYFLPSSGSILINEYAIDENPMEIKKLIGYLPESAPLYQDMLVFDYLDYVAKIRGLEKDERTSRVRHLVGLCGLNGIMHKTVGELSKGLKQRVGLAHAMMSDPEILVLDEPTSGLDPNQIVEIREIIRQIGREKTVILSTHILSEAEATCDRIVIINNGQIVADGTTEMLRQSLGPEKIIHLSLLNARMSSVEDELGAIEGVNRIEAIDEFNGESGGSGPLNVRLFCSDSGTLRQKIYERIKGTDWILIEYYQETKTLENIFRELTKEN